A window of Rhododendron vialii isolate Sample 1 chromosome 11a, ASM3025357v1 contains these coding sequences:
- the LOC131307742 gene encoding uncharacterized protein LOC131307742, giving the protein MLACSRVTPTCTSGYRSRFSCRAEDQQTQNSTGLIVQNKKKKKVLVVGSGWAGLGAAYHLCKQGFDVTVLEGGYDSGLTRLASSPDDFGIRGFWYPYRNIFNLVDELGIKPFTNWIKSAQYSGEGLEVEFPIFQDLPQWPTPFGTLFFTEFARLPLVDRLTSLPLMAAVVDFDNTDTSWRKYDPITARELFRQFRCSERLFENVLNPLLQVGLFAPAERCSAAATLGMLYYFVLAHQKDFDLVWCRGTVREKIFEPWMDSMRNQGCKFLEGRRVTDFYFDEETGCISEVICGKESLKADAVILAVGISTLQEIIQNSAALCTREEFLKVLNLASIDLLSVKLKLDKKVEIPFASNACSGFDNSNGWTFFDLNTIYDEHKDDPETVIQADFFLANELLPLKDEDVVAKAISCLSKCIKDFEDATVIDKEIARFPKSLTHFFPGSYKSMMRGSTSFPNLFMAGDWIITRHGSWSQEKSFVTGLEAANRVVDYLEEGTFARIIPVEEDEPHIQALRSLNRNLNEIIAQLPWSNYFIQ; this is encoded by the exons ATGCTGGCTTGTTCGAGGGTCACTCCAACCTGCACAAGTGGGTACCGAAGTAGGTTTTCTTGTAGAGCAGAGGACCAACAAACCCAAAATTCCACTGGATTAATTGTgcaaaataagaagaagaaaaaggtatTGGTCGTTGGCTCCGGCTGGGCTGGTCTTGGCGCTGCTTACCACCTCTGTAAACAG GGTTTTGATGTAACCGTTCTTGAAGGCGGTTACGACTCTGGACTGACTAGATTGGCCAGTAGTCCAGATGATTTTGGAATCAGAG GTTTCTGGTATCCCTATCGAAATATTTTTAATCTTGTTGACGAGCTTGGTATTAAACCATTCACGAACTGGATAAAATCTGCACAATATTCAGGAGAAGGATTGGAG GTTGAATTTCCAATATTCCAAGATTTACCTCAATGGCCAACTCCATTTGGGACACTCTTCTTCACGGAG TTCGCTCGACTCCCTTTGGTAGATCGATTGACATCACTTCCATTAATGGCTGCAG TGGTGGACTTTGACAACACCGACACATCTTGGAGAAAATATGATCCAA TTACTGCAAGGGAGCTTTTCAGACAATTTCGCTGCTCAGAGAGGCTTTTTGAGAATGTTCTTAATCCACTGCTTCAAGTGGGATTGTTTGCACCAGCAGAGCGATGTAGTGCAGCTGCCACTCTGGGAATGCTATACTATTTTGTTCTGGCTCACCAG AAAGATTTTGATTTGGTCTGGTGTCGTGGGACAGTGAGAGAAAAGATTTTTGAGCCATGGATGGATTCCATGAGAAACCAAGGTTGTAAATTTCTTGAGGGCAGAAGAGTGACGGATTTCTACTTTGATGAGGAAACCGGGTGCATCTCTGAAGTAATTTGTGGAAAAGAGAGTCTAAAAGCTGATGCTGTAATTTTGGCTGTCGGAATCTCTACTCTGCAGGAAATAATCCAGAACAG TGCAGCATTATGTACAAGGGAGGAGTTTCTGAAGGTTTTGAACTTGGCTAGCATTGATCTGCTATCTGTTAAGCTAAAGCTTGATAAGAAG GTTGAAATTCCATTTGCAAGCAACGCCTGCTCTGGATTTGATAATTCAAATGGTTGGACTTTCTTTGACTTGAACACAATATACGATGAGCATAAAGATGATCCAGAAACAGTCATTCAAGCTGATTTT TTTCTCGCAAATGAGTTGTTGCCACTGAAGGATGAGGATGTAGTTGCAAAAGCTATCTCATGCCTTTCAAAGTGCATTAAAGACTTTGAGGATGCGACAGTGATTGATAAAGAGATTGCAAGATTTCCGAAGTCCTTGACTCATTTTTTTCCAG GTTCATACAAGTCTATGATGCGGGGATCTACATCTTTTCCGAACTTGTTCATGGCTGGAGACTGGATAATAACCCGACACGGCTCATGGTCACAG GAGAAGTCTTTTGTCACGGGGCTTGAAGCTGCAAATAGGGTGGTGGACTATCTGGAAGAAGGAACTTTTGCTAGAATTATACCGGTAGAGGAGGATGAGCCTCACATTCAAGCTCTACGTAGCCTTAATAGAAACCTGAATGAGATAATAGCCCAACTTCCGTGGTCAAACTATTTCATTCAGTGA
- the LOC131308309 gene encoding protein EIN6 ENHANCER isoform X2, translated as MDQEIIEAELVLPTHLCFKKVQMYEKYPKGQQRGRWKHLKQIIQAENYQNYPPDEPNYVNIESPPSMHPCKRICDITGFEAPYVDPRTNLRYANTDVFKLVRSLPNEYVQRYLALRNAAVVLK; from the exons ATGGATCAAGAAATAATCGAAGCAGAGCTAGTGTTGCCGACTCACCTTTGTTTTAAAAAAGTTCAGATGTATGAGAAGTACCCAAAGGGCCAACAGAGGGGCAGGTGGAAGCATCTCAAGCAAATTATCCAAGCTGAAAATTACCAGAACTATCCCCCTGATGAGCCCAATT ATGTTAATATCGAATCGCCACCTTCCATGCATCCTTGCAAAAGAATTTGTGATATAACAGGATTTGAG GCACCTTACGTTGATCCAAGGACCAACCTCCGCTATGCAAATACAGATGTGTTCAAGCTCGTAAGATCCCTTCCTAACGAGTATGTTCAGAGGTATCTGGCTCTTAGAAATGCAGCAGTTGTTCTGAAGTAG
- the LOC131308309 gene encoding protein EIN6 ENHANCER isoform X1: MDQEIIEAELVLPTHLCFKKVQMYEKYPKGQQRGRWKHLKQIIQAENYQNYPPDEPNCMFFILFADVNIESPPSMHPCKRICDITGFEAPYVDPRTNLRYANTDVFKLVRSLPNEYVQRYLALRNAAVVLK; encoded by the exons ATGGATCAAGAAATAATCGAAGCAGAGCTAGTGTTGCCGACTCACCTTTGTTTTAAAAAAGTTCAGATGTATGAGAAGTACCCAAAGGGCCAACAGAGGGGCAGGTGGAAGCATCTCAAGCAAATTATCCAAGCTGAAAATTACCAGAACTATCCCCCTGATGAGCCCAATT gcatgTTCTTCATCTTGTTTGCAGATGTTAATATCGAATCGCCACCTTCCATGCATCCTTGCAAAAGAATTTGTGATATAACAGGATTTGAG GCACCTTACGTTGATCCAAGGACCAACCTCCGCTATGCAAATACAGATGTGTTCAAGCTCGTAAGATCCCTTCCTAACGAGTATGTTCAGAGGTATCTGGCTCTTAGAAATGCAGCAGTTGTTCTGAAGTAG